The genomic window TTTAATTACTATTTAGTAGAGAACGGGCCCGCCGCGATTCGAACACGAGTCAATGGGTTTCTTCGTACCTATTTTAGGTAACATCGAAGCCCATCAGGATATCCTGGCTACCCCACGGGCCCGCAGGAAGCAGCCTTATCATAGTGATAACGTCTATTAAACTTTTCTATAGCGGCATTTAGAAACTGATACGATATTGCAACAATACAGCAACTACTATAAGCATCAATCCGAATATTTTTTTGAAATATTTTCTGGAAAGGGTTTCAAGATTCCATTTTGAGGTATACATAATCCGGGAGCCAAACTGGCTTCCAATCAGTGAGACAGTAGCAAATAGAATCATTGTAGTACCAGAAATTTCGATGTTGTTTAGATGGGAGAGCAGGCCGGACAGTGAAGAGATCATTACAATTAGCGATGAAGTGGCAGGTGCCTCCCTTATCCCGTATCCAAGACCAAGGAGCAGAGGCACCACGAAAGTTCCGCCCCCGATACCCAGCATTCCCGCGGATATTCCTACCGCAATACCCACAAGCGACCCCAAAAACAGTCTCCTGTGGGTTGCTGGGTCTGATATGTATGCTTGTTTTTTGCCATTAATGAGCATGCTTAATCCGACAAGAACTATTACAACACTGAAAATAAAGAGAATTGTCTCCTCAGAAACTCTCATGCCAATATGTGTTCCAATTGGTGCTCCGATTACTGAAAAGATAAGGAAAGGAATTGCGGTATGAAAATCTATCATT from Methanohalophilus halophilus includes these protein-coding regions:
- a CDS encoding sulfite exporter TauE/SafE family protein; protein product: MAVDPFLLALLILGLSSIFALLGIGGAVIYVPLFYWIGIDLRIAIPLALLLNVTTAGSASFTYLKKKMIDFHTAIPFLIFSVIGAPIGTHIGMRVSEETILFIFSVVIVLVGLSMLINGKKQAYISDPATHRRLFLGSLVGIAVGISAGMLGIGGGTFVVPLLLGLGYGIREAPATSSLIVMISSLSGLLSHLNNIEISGTTMILFATVSLIGSQFGSRIMYTSKWNLETLSRKYFKKIFGLMLIVVAVLLQYRISF